One part of the Anopheles coustani chromosome 2, idAnoCousDA_361_x.2, whole genome shotgun sequence genome encodes these proteins:
- the LOC131264232 gene encoding uncharacterized protein LOC131264232: protein MLERKLLQPKNIHRTNRPTVPSGAIMKNVAAIVAIVVAAVVVVTEAGYIAPYTALDHAVHHSGAYYDDHYAALGYAAPYAAYYGNPSGTYSYWGSHGPTVVQENAASLAHPIAAHAPHAPLYAPYSSLYGAYGGAAVKTTVVQANVGDKLANHWGYPTAYGAYGYGYAHGYDKYLTAGTAIEAPLAKYLW from the exons ATGCTAGAACGCAAGTTGCTGCAGCCCAAGAACATTCACCGGACAAACCGTCCAACCGTACCAAGCGGCGCCATCATGAAG AACGTCGCCGCTATCGTTGCCATTgtggttgctgctgttgttgtggtCACCGAGGCCGGATACATCGCTCCGTACACGGCGTTGGACCATGCCGTGCACCACTCCGGTGCGTACTACGACGACCACTACGCGGCCTTAGGCTATGCGGCACCGTATGCCGCGTACTATGGCAACCCCTCCGGAACCTACAGCTACTGGGGCAGCCATGGTCCGACGGTTGTGCAGGAGAACGCGGCCAGCCTAGCCCACCCGATCGCGGCCCATGCGCCCCATGCGCCCCTATACGCACCCTACTCCTCGCTCTATGGGGCCTATGGTGGTGCGGCAGTGAAGACAACCGTCGTGCAGGCCAACGTTGGAGATAAACTGGCCAACCATTGGGGTTACCCGACGGCCTACGGTGCATACGGATACGGTTACGCCCATGGGTACGACAAGTACCTGACTGCTGGTACGGCCATAGAGGCGCCCCTTGCCAAGTATCTGTGGTAA
- the LOC131264227 gene encoding uncharacterized protein LOC131264227 codes for MELSSRLLSLVFTVGFLSSITLPTDASFAPLTLDGWPYSFPLGPWHDLSQASRFAPPVPIIPVVAGSLAEYPGAIAVMATRGSIHIAPLPGHSVSQFHYNLDAPPGTY; via the exons ATGGAA CTAAGCAGCCGATTACTATCGCTCGTCTTCACAGTCGGCTTCCTGTCATCGATCACACTTCCCACGGACGCTTCCTTTGCGCCACTAACGCTGGACGGCTGGCCGTACTCGTTCCCGCTCGGTCCCTGGCATGATCTTTCGCAGGCGTCAAGGTTCGCACCTCCCGTCCCGATCATTCCGGTAGTCGCCGGAAGCCTGGCTGAGTATCCCGGCGCCATCGCCGTGATGGCAACGCGAGGTTCCATACACATCGCTCCCCTGCCCGGACACTCCGTTTCACAGTTCCACTACAACCTGGACGCACCACCGGGAACGTACTAG
- the LOC131264229 gene encoding adult cuticle protein 1-like, whose amino-acid sequence MKCAIVAVVLALAVASEAGVLPWGWPYGGLPAAVPVASWPPAAIHAAYPAWAPHAAIYAAPHAAILAAPHGPAASVAHHAGVVPGATSVTATRGAVHVAPLPGHAVSQQQLNLAPAPGTL is encoded by the exons ATGAAG TGCGCCATTGTTGCCGTCGTTCTTGCTCTGGCCGTCGCCTCGGAAGCCGGAGTTCTGCCGTGGGGCTGGCCGTACGGAGGACTTCCCGCTGCTGTTCCGGTTGCCTCGTGGCCTCCGGCAGCTATCCATGCCGCCTACCCCGCCTGGGCTCCGCACGCTGCCATCTATGCTGCTCCGCATGCCGCTATCCTGGCCGCTCCCCATGGCCCAGCCGCCTCGGTTGCCCACCACGCCGGAGTAGTTCCCGGAGCCACCTCGGTCACCGCTACCCGTGGTGCCGTGCACGTCGCTCCCCTGCCCGGACACGCCGTCtcccagcagcagctgaaCCTGGCCCCGGCCCCCGGAACCCTGTAA
- the LOC131264230 gene encoding glycine-rich protein-like yields MKIFIATIALVLLAIAEASYLPYGGGLVSSYATTGFPVTSSVAYPSYGLYGKSVLPLATKYSYPAVYNSYPVSSKVVTYAAPATVYGGAKIVGYGAGYGAGYGFGAGYGYGADFAYGYGGKVLPTKYYY; encoded by the exons ATGAAG ATCTTCATCGCTACCATTGCCCTGGTGCTGCTGGCTATCGCCGAGGCGTCCTACCTGCCATACGGAGGCGGCTTGGTCTCGAGCTACGCCACGACAGGCTTCCCGGTGACTTCATCGGTTGCCTATCCATCCTACGGGCTGTATGGCAAGTCGGTGCTTCCGCTGGCCACCAAGTACTCGTACCCTGCGGTTTACAACAGCTACCCGGTGTCAAGCAAGGTGGTGACGTATGCCGCTCCGGCCACAGTCTACGGTGGTGCCAAGATCGTTGGCTATGGTGCAGGCTATGGCGCAGGCTATGGTTTCGGTGCAGGTTACGGATATGGTGCAGATTTCGCCTACGGTTATGGCGGAAAGGTGCTGCCAACGAAGTATTACTATTAG
- the LOC131264231 gene encoding adult cuticle protein 1-like: MKCIVAAVAIVALAVAAEAGYPYAGYPYAGYGATVIQANAPAWPYAGYPYAHAAAYPAYAHAAYPAAISAYHGAPHAAIYAAPHYGPAASVAHHAGVVPGATSVTATRGAVHVAPLPGHAISQKQLNLAPAPGTL, from the exons ATGAAG TGCATCGTTGCCGCCGTTGCCATCGTCGCCCTGGCCGTCGCCGCCGAAGCCGGTTACCCGTACGCCGGATACCCGTACGCCGGATACGGTGCCACCGTCATCCAGGCTAACGCTCCCGCCTGGCCGTACGCCGGATATCCGTATGCTCATGCTGCCGCCTACCCGGCATACGCCCACGCTGCCTACCCGGCCGCCATCTCCGCTTACCACGGTGCCCCGCACGCCGCCATCTACGCTGCCCCGCACTACGGACCGGCCGCCTCGGTTGCCCACCACGCCGGAGTTGTTCCCGGAGCCACCTCGGTCACCGCCACCCGTGGTGCTGTGCACGTCGCTCCCCTCCCCGGACATGCCATCTCCCAGAAGCAGCTGAACCTGGCCCCGGCCCCCGGAACTCTGTAA
- the LOC131264226 gene encoding uncharacterized protein LOC131264226, producing MKAFVTTFLATLLITTCCAHSTPTALFTPYVPVHPLDEGYFPVPRFFHQVETGLVQEHPVIRFPEPQPYHHTANPPYPHEAPHQPDQVYLPEKPFLTYVAPSSSLVAYVPVQRGTQGPWAVPNVFIKGQGYSTNKYVAPAVMQQYLAQDPR from the exons ATGAAA GCTTTTGTCACCACATTCCTCGCCACTTTGTTGATCACAACCTGTTGTGCGCACTCCACACCAACCGCACTTTTTACACCATACGTTCCCGTGCATCCCCTCGATGAAGGATACTTTCCGGTGCCGAGGTTCTTCCACCAAGTAGAAACCGGCCTGGTGCAGGAACATCCGGTCATCCGGTTTCCCGAACCACAACCATACCACCACACCGCTAATCCTCCCTATCCTCACGAAGCACCCCACCAACCGGATCAGGTATACCTGCCAGAGAAGCCTTTCCTAACGTACGTGGCACCTTCATCCTCCCTGGTGGCGTACGTTCCGGTACAGCGTGGAACCCAGGGACCTTGGGCCGTACCGAACGTCTTCATCAAGGGGCAGGGATACAGCACCAACAAATACGTTGCCCCCGCCGTGATGCAACAGTACCTCGCGCAAGATCCACGGTGA
- the LOC131265603 gene encoding adult cuticle protein 1-like, with the protein MKCSVALIFVAMALCAEGSVIPWVIAPGLAIPGTTVVQSNPPATIVHTLHPAPIAVDIHGHPAVLLAPAPAAPAVVAVAPAPAATAVSATRGAVHVAPLPGHSVSQTQLNLAAAPGTE; encoded by the exons ATGAAG TGCTCCGTCGCGCTGATCTTCGTCGCCATGGCGTTGTGCGCCGAAGGCTCGGTAATCCCGTGGGTGATTGCTCCGGGACTCGCCATTCCCGGCACTACCGTGGTTCAGTCTAATCCTCCGGCGACGATTGTCCACACCCTGCACCCGGCTCCGATTGCAGTGGATATTCATGGCCATCCGGCTGTGCTTCTGGCGCCAGCTCCAGCTGCTCCTGCCGTTGTTGCCGTTGCTCCGGCTCCTGCTGCCACCGCCGTGTCCGCCACTCGCGGAGCCGTCCATGTTGCCCCACTGCCAGGCCATTCTGTATCGCAGACGCAACTGAATCTAGCGGCTGCCCCCGGAACTGAGTAA
- the LOC131264224 gene encoding uncharacterized protein LOC131264224, with amino-acid sequence MKVLIAVLSAIALASAQQQLIDQFFNGGLLPYNDWQPQTLPNPIFNGYGVAPLQQLLSGQQFPLVQQVPGVQVLPPVPVPFPAQYPYAVQQPGVQLPVPVPPYNAFQQPLQFQMVRHGLPHSDAAAVSYSSLHYNNNNNNNNPQQQTPAVNTVPTPSVPQLPSVGVNSATSVQVTPGAPSVTSDKVSVVKDIATFGTEYGTGSDKSPVARYEAINAGSVHVAPLPGHTVDQKLVAPGTVNQKV; translated from the exons ATGAAG GTTCTGATAGCAGTGCTCTCCGCTATTGCACTGGCCAGTGCTCAACAACAGCTGATCGATCAGTTCTTCAATGGCGGTCTGTTGCCATACAACGATTGGCAACCGCAAACCTTACCGAACCCCATCTTCAACGGATATGGTGTCGCACCGCTTCAACAGCTGCTATCTGGGCAGCAGTTTCCCCTAGTCCAGCAGGTTCCCGGAGTTCAAGTGCTGCCTCCCGTGCCAGTGCCATTCCCAGCTCAGTATCCCTACGCGGTGCAGCAGCCCGGAGTTCAACTGCCAGTTCCGGTGCCACCGTACAACGCTTTCCAGCAGCCACTTCAGTTCCAGATGGTACGCCACGGACTACCACACTCCGATGCGGCCGCCGTATCCTACTCCTCATTGCActacaataacaacaacaacaacaataacccACAACAACAGACACCTGCCGTCAACACAGTTCCGACCCCGAGCGTACCTCAGTTGCCATCGGTCGGCGTTAACAGTGCCACTTCGGTTCAGGTGACTCCAGGGGCGCCTTCAGTGACAAGTGATAAGGTTTCGGTAGTTAAAGATATCGCCACCTTTGGCACAGAGTATGGCACCGGCTCGGATAAGTCGCCGGTGGCGAGGTACGAGGCAATCAATGCTGGCTCAGTACACGTCGCTCCTTTACCGGGACATACTGTCGATCAGAAACTGGTCGCTCCTGGAACGGTGAACCAAAAAGTgtag
- the LOC131264228 gene encoding adult cuticle protein 1-like produces MKCMVAAVILALAVVSEAGILPYGGWPYAHLAAPTVIQSNVLAHPYGAISHAAIHAALPAYAPHAAIYAAPHAAILAAPHGPAASVAHHAGVVPGATSVTATRGAVHVAPLPGHAVSQQQLNLAPAPGTL; encoded by the exons ATGAAG TGCATGGTAGCTGCAGTCATCTTGGCCCTGGCCGTCGTCTCGGAAGCTGGAATCCTGCCCTATGGTGGCTGGCCGTACGCTCACCTGGCCGCACCGACCGTGATCCAGTCGAACGTGCTGGCCCATCCGTACGGTGCCATCTCCCACGCCGCCATCCACGCTGCCCTTCCGGCGTACGCCCCGCACGCTGCCATCTATGCTGCTCCGCATGCCGCTATCCTGGCCGCTCCCCATGGTCCAGCCGCCTCGGTTGCCCACCACGCAGGAGTTGTTCCCGGAGCCACCTCGGTCACTGCTACCCGTGGTGCCGTGCACGTCGCTCCCCTGCCCGGACACGCCGTCtcccagcagcagctgaaCCTGGCCCCGGCCCCCGGAACCCTGTAA